The segment TAAATAGTAGAAGGTACAATGAAGGAGGGGTTAGACAATTGAGAGTAAAATCGAGAGAACAACCGAGCACGCAACAAAGTTGGGAGAGGGAAGAAGAGAAGCTAGTTTCTGAGTGAATTTTGTCCTTAAGCTCGCCCAAGAATTGCCCATAGTAGGATACCTAATACCCGCTATACAagtagattgtgagcccaaacACTAAGTCCAATTAGTTGAGGGATTTCGGACACGCACAGTAATAATTACTTTGTAACATATATAaactacaattaaaaacaaactcAATTTACACACATTTATTCTTGGAATTTGTCAACCATCATTTGACCTGCTGccaataagaagaagaaaaaattaaaaagaaaagaacctaAAACAATCAAAGGAAGTAATGAAGGAGGGAGCCACAACATTCTGATTCATACAACCACATTATTCCCACTTGATCAAATGCCCCTTTTGCTCACctatctctttcttttaatgGACCTAACAAATTTGGCTAGAAGAAgtataataatatcaataacatcaaccaaaaaaaaaatgacacgtACAACATAAAggtaaaatttacaaaaagaagaggaaaacaaGAAGAAGGGAAGATATCAACACGTTTCATTTATTGGACTACGTTTCATTTATTGGACTATTCTTTTGATCACGAATTATATTTCatggctttttaaaaaaaaatatagagaaattctgataatttcttcttttgtgggtaGAAAACATTTTCTTGTGAATTAGCAACTCTTGTCTTAATTaatgtgggtttcagttaactcaactggtaaagtttctgatagttGAACAAGAGatctaaataaattttaatgtgtGATTTCAATtaagaactaaataaataaattaaataaatcataGGTCCATCTGGATGTTATTGGCTTATTGCAagtccatttttaatgaaataaaagagaatgaTATAGTAGGAATCATTCTTCATCTAGAATTTTGAAGATGAAAATGTGTGAGACAGAGGATTTAACAAATgaatttacttatatttttaagtaaaaaaaaaaatccctaataATTACAAAAGGAATCAAAATAGATCAAGCTCGTCAAAGCTGAGAATTTCCAATTTGACTAGTTTTAACTGAAcctttttgatcattttttattctcctGATTTTTAATATGGACCAAATCAATCTAAGCTCCAATTCATAGTTAAACCGATCAATAAGATTAGTAATTGATCGTACTAATCTTCTTGTAATTGATCgcacttattttctttattcattaattaaaaaaaaaatgaaacccatAAAAGAATTGGTTCCAATTTGTACATGAATGTCATGAACTGCAGAAGAATGAATATTCAATTAACTCATCCAATAAGTTGATTCCTATGCAACCTTTAGCTACgaagtatatatatacagtaTACTGTATATCATAGGGAGAGAATAATTGGAGTAAGTAGTAGGACTTAAATGGCACTTAATGCTCCACGGCTCCACCTACACAACACTGCGACTACCACCCCAATGTCTCTACCCCCTCACAAGACACGCTTCATGTTATCTCACCTCCAACTCTTTATCCACTTCATCAATTACACCTAATCTCCAATGCCAACTGAGAATGTTGACAAGGCAACAACTCTGTTGGCATTTTGGATTGGATTGAATTTTGTTAgaatttataacaaattatttgTCATGTGTAAGtgtcttcctttttttattttttatttaggtatacaagtaataagacAACAGTATAATGGGATTAAAATTTGTTGGGCTTATacactaagagcattcacagctGGGCTTGCAAATGCCAACTATAAGCATATTTTAGCATTCAGGCCCAATTTGTCTCAATAGTCAGAAGGCTAAACATggaaaaatgtaaatttttttggcatagtgCTACTATACCATCGTTTAGAGCATCCCCAGCTGGCCTTGGAAATGTCAAATGTAAGCAGCATTTGGCATTTAGGCCTAAAATATGCTCAGCAGCTGGAAGGCTAAAAGTGGGAAAGTGCAAATATTTTTGGCATGTAAGATGGCACTATAGCACTAAGCCAAAAATAATATTCCTATTTTATTCAtacttttctctctcatctctcatctctctttctctctctttctgtctCTCACTccctttcctctctttctccctcttctctATCACACTTTCTCAGATACTACATAGTGTTGAGCATCATGCACCAAATCGGAGCTCACGCCGCATCAGAGCTCACACTTTCTCTATCACACTTTCTCATATACGAACTCAGTTGAGACAACCGAGACGGTGAGTGCAGCCGTTTGTGTCGAAATCTCCGGTGTCGAGTCTCCGATGCAAGGTCCAAAAACCAAACGTGGATTTCGGTCCGTCGCTGCCGTTGAGTCTGTGCAGATCGCCGATGCTTGGAGCGACACGAGCCAATCTTTCAGTGGCGTGCAGAGCCTTCGCGAAGGAGCCAATCTCTCCGTGGCGTGCTGTGGATGCTGATTGGGTTTGTTTAGATCAGCAGGTGGCTGATGTGGTAGTTTTGCCGTGGGGGTTATGGTGTGGTTTTGCCGTGGGGGTTACGGTGGTGTGATGTTTTAGACCCAAAGAGACcttgctggttttttttttttttttcttatctgtTCTTGTGCCAGAGGTTGAGGGAGAGAGACaaaatggaagagagagagagagagagagtaaaaaaagaataaaatagaatatttaaataaaatgggaaaaaaaaaaagaattttgggatgttgggtgtgttgtaaaatggtatggtataattgataaagtagctttttcgAATGGTAAAATGGGATGAGATAGCATTTTTGGATGCTGATTCTCTAAATGTatgatggtactgtagcactatgccaaaacaaaataataatattttaatcccttttattctttctctctcctctctgtgttagattctttctttcttaatttgtcTCTGAATTCTCTCATCTTCCTCTCTCTGTCTTTGGGGAAGGTGTTGGAGCTTTGGAGCAGTTTCGTTGTTGTTGCGGTGGCGGTGAAGGAGAGTTTTGTGGAGACAATTACGGAGGCGTGATCATTGTGGTCAAGGGGTTGAGGATTTCTAATCAGATTTTGGTGGCTTTGCTTGGTGGGTCTGGGGCTGAGGATTGTGGTGGATCGGCGTGATGGGCTGTGGGTTTCTGGCGGTGGAGATTGGTGAGTTCTTGTGGGTTTTAGGCGATGAAGATTGGTGCATTCTTGTGGGTTTCTGACGGTGGAGATCAGttgggtttctgggtttctAGATCGGTGtgttgtggtggtgggttgtggaTGATGGGTTTTGGCGCGGATTGGCATGGTGGTGTTGGAAGAGGGTGATGGGTTTTGGCCGTGGGTATGGGTGGTTTTGGGTTTGCTTGCTAATGGGTTGGGTTTTCTTGCCATGGGTGATGGGTTTGCTTGCTATGGGTGGTGTTGggtttgcttctttttcttttttcttttctttttttggtgatggtgggtttgatgagtgtgggtgtggttgggtttgtgattGATGGTAGTGGTTTTAATGGTTGTTGATTGCTTTCTAATTTGTTGTGGttgtttaaatgtttaatttagCTGCTTGAAAGTTTAGTTTTTAGGCAATGATGTGGTTGTGATTTGTTTCAGATTGGTAgcttttttgggtttgttcgTGGTGGGGGTGGCGGGAGTAGGTGGTTGCAATGGTAGGGGAAGAGAGATGGGAGAGAATAGAGATGGatttgggatatattattttatttgtagatatatcattttaatatattgtatcggaaaataaaagttgagatgtTGGGTGTGttataaaatggtatggtataattgacaAAGTAGTTTTTTGGGATAGTAAAATATAATAGGATGACATTTCTggttgtgaatgctctaacgaCCCTCCTTGAAATTAGGTGGAGGATGAAAGACCAACTTGAATTGGGAAATAAGAACATCCTCAGGATGTGACATGGTAATAATGTTTGCAAGTTGATGTTGACAAGATGACAATTAATCTCAATGTGCCATTTGTGAATTTCATAACTTAATTGTGtagatttgatcatgaatttcaTATCTTAATTGTGTAGATTTTATTGGTTCATAAGTGATACAAGGAGTTCCAATTGTTATACTAATCTAATTCTTTTGGAGTATAATTCAAGTGTGACTAGCACTTTTCATATATCCTTTTAAAGTTGGAATTTAAATATTAcgattttataaataaacacATAATCAAATTACTCATCTTGCGAACTTAGCATTACTgctaataattttctgcttaatATTCATTAGATTGCTATTATCAAACGTAGGCTTTATATCAAAACTAACACAGTAATATTATTCAAAACCAACAACTAATACTCATCCAAATCTAATAAGACTTCTAATTAGTTAAGGTTGTTGCTGCCATCTTCAACTTATCCCAAGCAATTTCATGTCATCCGTAACAATATTTTactcaatttatattttcaagcCGTCAAATTCTTCAACTAATTCCAACACTGTCAAATTCTTCGAGCAATTCTCATCTTTGCCTAGAGAGATGATGCAAATGTATCCCCACGAAGTTTCACAAAATATCAATTCTCACTTCTCAGTTACACTAACAACATAATCTGTACCAGCCATAACATTAGtgtttaaaaaatttctctatAAGTCAAAGCCACCTAAGGAGACGTGGTGGGAAAACAGGGATATGTAAGCAGCAGAGAAAAGAAGTCATCCAATATTTCAGAAAAAATATTCACATCTGCCcacaagggagagagagaagaagagatgAAGTTATGTTTgataacagtttttgttttctattttcaaaaacttgtttttgggtatataaagaaaaaataaatttcttgtatttttgaaatcaaaaacatgtttggttagttgaaattaaaaagatagttttttgaagaaaaaaaatagaaaatattaaaatatgttgttactaggatttgaaccataatgcaaattcattaaatgagacagattcatttaattaaatgtatgttttcattgacttttgaaaattagaaactgaaaaccgtcttttgcatgttttcagtttctttcacaaattaaattttgagaacagtttttgttctttgtccattttgagttgccaaataagttttttagtttcaaaaatacaaaattatttttgaaaacaaaaaaataaaaggaaaaaacaattaccaaacatacccttactTTGCTGTTAATAAAGTTTGGTAAAAACATACATAATCTTATGATCACATTTATGGCTGCTTTGCTATACCTATTCTTGTCttcacaacagaaattaaagctaaaaaaaaattcagtgtTATTTTACAAGTCCTTGGATGCACCAGGCTGACTTCACATTCATTTCTTATATACTAAACTTAGCCCTATGATCCTAAGAATGCATCAACCTTAGCATTATTCCCTCTTGACAGAAACTTCATACAAATTGGTGGCTTAACCCCAGCCAGAGCAAGGATAGAAGCAGGCAAAGTCCATATCCCATCCCCACATATCAAACCAGAGGCTACCGCAGGTGCTAAAGCATCTGCCTTGGCcttgtttattttttcccaCACAAACAATATTAAGCTTCCAAGACACATATCAATGGCAAAATATGATCCTATATAGAAAGGTATTGCCATTGCCATTGGAAGTGGAATGAACCGTCCCCACTTTTTACCCACCAAATCTTTAATCAAATTGATCAGAATGGCTGCACCAAAGAACACATAACAGAGTATAAGGCAATTCTTTGGCAGACTTGAGAAGCCCTTTACCCccaacaaaaccatgttgcggTACACAACAGCATAAGGAGCAGGGTATTGACTCTCAGGTTGCCCAAGGTCATCAAAGGCCTTGTAAAATAGCCAAAACACACAAGGGGAAATCACACAGCCCATTGCTGTGCCGATTATTTGGCTCACAAACATAGAACGGGGTGAAGCCAGTGTCAAGTAGCCAGTCTTGAAATCCTGCATTAAGTCAGAGGCTGTCGAGACAATGTTCATCATTACTCCACAAGCTGCCAGGCCTGCAAGAACTCCACCATGTGCGGCACCCGCCCAAGCTCCAATAATAAAGATGGCAAGCTTGCCGTATGTGGATGCAAGGGACCAATCGGTGAGCCCACAACCATATGCATTACAGAAAGCCAATGCGGGTGCGAATATGTAGATGACCAATATGTAATACCATTTCAGTTGGTGAAAGATATGTGGAAGAGTGGCCATAGAGATGGCAGCAATAGCAACATAGCCTCCAACGGCAAACATTATTGGAATTTGATCTTTGAGAAAGAGTTGGGTCCGTCGCTTGTCATCATATGAGAGCTGAGACTGAGAGCTCACATCAGAAGAATGGTCTGCAACAGGGAGTTCAGAGCTCACATCTTTGTACCGGAGCTGATGAAACAAACCTAAGAGGGTTCGACTTAGAACCTTGAGGAAGTTATATAGACCATCTCCCAGGATCATGGCTATGGCAATAAATACCTGTATAAAgctataataaattaattttttcaataaataaaaagcctCCATGAAATTGTCTCTTTGAGTGGGAATTTACCCTGTAACCTTGAATACCACTAAGGCTGCCTGAGCCGAGGTCTGCACGATACCAGTCACCTTTTCTATCTTCTATGAGGGGCCACATCAGACCCCAAGAAATAATCCCTCCAAGCAGAACtgatatatttataatataggGGCaaatcattcctacaccaacATATGTTGCTgagaaatcaaaataaaatctgCAGATAATCACGAATTAGTATTAGCCAAAACATTCATAAAGAATAGGGCTTAGTTGAAGCAAAAAGCCTACTAATGCAATTTATTCTTTACATAAAGTAAAATGAACTTCTTATTAAAAGGAAAGTGGAGGGTAGCTATTGATTTACCTGTTATCAAATGCTTTAAGCCCTAATGAAGGAAAACTTGCAAACCCACAATTATCTCCAGCAGTATAGAACCATTGAAAGAAACCCCATAAAAAGCTGAAGGTGAAAAATTTGCCCAACTCTCTCACTTGTTTCCTGGAAAAGTAGAATCACCGAAGAAAGATATTGTAAATTTTCATTTCGCATTTAACTAGAAGCCATTAAGTGCCACACTGCCTTACTTTGCTAGCTTGGCTCCTTGAGGTGTGTGGAAGCTGTTGATAAGATGAGCAGTTGCAGTACCACTTGGATACGTCAGTTTGAAGTCTATTATCATAATCTGACACCAACCGTAATCCACATCATTGGAGAAAAATAAGCACTATGACAAAGTTTACTTGTGTTCAATGAACTTATTTCCaaagttgtttttcttttcttttcttttttccccatCAATGAAAAGTGTATATTCACTGAAAATGCACAAATATTGTGCTTACCTTTCGAAGAGGCACCACTGAGAAGAGTCCAAGAAAGCTAACTATAAAGAGAAAGCCGATGATCCATcccaaagatagttttttgacATCAAGTGTATCTGTTGATTGCTTGGCTATACGTTCAGTCATTGCAAAGAGGTAGCTTCCAAAACCTCCTGTCAGTACATATCAATTAAAAGATAGAATTTTCAGTCTACCAGTAAGAGTCAAGTTCGAGAAAAATGTTATTGATtctaaattatacaaaaaaaaatttgtttgtcgTATAGATTGGGTCATATTTTCATCATGAAACATGTTTAGAAACTTGACACAACAAAACTTTGAGTTTTGGTGCAACACTCCACTTTCCAGATGATATTTGGACAAGTTAAACATttgtacaagaaaaaaaatagaaggaaaaattaaatcTCATATATATTTAAGGAATCACCATATATTACATAGGTTATTGACacaacatttatttttggataaacgGTACCCAAGTTGAAAGTATTAGGACTTAAAAAATTGGAGTACCTATGTTGATTATGGACTTACAATATCAGAGAACTCTAATGCAATGATAGAAAAAGGGGCCACCAGTTGCCACAGAAAAACAACTAAGCTTAGGCTTTACTAAATTTCTGCTGAGATGTGTACTAAACTACTAAATAATGCAGgtctgtgaaaaaaaaaaaaaaaagctcaatttTGTCAAGCCTGTTCAAATGAAACTTGCAAGGGCAAGTGGGGATTTGATTAAAGGTGTAAACcactatttttaaaattcaaccaAGCAGAAACATCCCAATGATATATTTAACGAGCCTCATTTACACCCTCGCTTTCACTAAAGTTAAAATTTCAGCTCTttgtatattataaaaataattttgattagcGCAGGATATATTTTACATgttaagacttaaaaaaaaaaaagcacatctTAATGTGGAAATGTAAAATGCAAATGGGGAAAAAGGTGTATTAGAATGAACTACTTGTCATGAAAGAGTTATATGTGTTTCTTACACAGCTCTTCAACTATAAAAGAGCAATATGTTTGTACTTCCCCAGAGTAATTTTTGAGGGtgattcaaaaaattttattgtcttttttattttattttaggaggtACACACTCCAACTGGAAAGTGCAAGGTGTAATTTAGGATATAATCAATCTCTCACGTTCTTTTGaatcttgtatttttgtttGGGTCCCCAGGGATGTATCGGCTCACGCCTTGTGTAAGTGGGCAGCGAAAAACTCTTTTGCAGGCTTTGTCATGAACCCCTCCCGGGCTCCCAGATTTTGGAAAGCTTTGCGTATGGATTCCCCACTGtattactttgttttgttttctaataCAATTAATCagttattttacccaaaaaaaaaaaaaaagagtagcaAATAACTTCTGCCTGTCTCTCAAACCACAAATACAAGATCATGGTCAGTGGGAACCAAGATGAGGACTAAAATGGCCCATGGATAACAATGAACCTTTTAAGAATATGTGCAAAGGAAGAGGCATTGCCATCACACAAAAACCCGACTTCTAAATAATCCATTTAATTTATGTCAGAAATAATATCAAAACAAGAAAGTAGAGTAGTTGTGAAgggtaaaagaaaagaaagcatacCGCTATAGGCGATTCCGGAGGAGGCAACAACACAGGTCTGGATAACAGTGTTTTCTTGCCTTGTAAAGGGCTGTCTCAAAAGGCCAGACTTGTGAAGTAACTTGGTCCAAGTCTTGACGAAGAAGAAGCCCAAGAGTCCAGCAGAGACATTGAGAGAAGGTATAATACCTGTGGTGAGATTGAGTTTCATAACTATGATGCTGAACAGTATGCTCAACACAAAGCTCACGACAAAGGCTCTCACTGTCAGCTGCTTTCTCCATGATGGCACCTCTTGGTTCTCAAATATCCTCTCCACTGACAGCTCTTCTTCTTTCAGATGATTCTTCTTCTCCCCCTCCTCCTGGTTGTGATTTTCTGGATCAAAACCATTCTCCTCCCTCTCATTTTTACCCAtaacttctttttcctttatattGAGAGAGAGTATGGGTTGGAATCTCAACTCTCAAGTATGTGAATGAATCTAAAATAAAGCTGGTGGTGGTGCTTTGTAATGGAATTATTTCACTAGGAACTTTTAGAGACCAGCAATTGAGGTTGTTGTTCTTATCAAGATTCTTATCAAGATCACGAGCGTGAAGGAAAAGTTGGCATTTATGGGGACGAGCTATGCTACAGCCACATAAAGCAGCACAATTTGTACCACAACTTATTTATACTGCGAGTTGTGAGTTAGCAGAGAAGCGATAATGAATCCATGTAGGGTCACTTTTCTATTACTCACAATTTACCCACTATTTACAATTTACCCACATGACGAATTGTGATACAAATTTTACATGACATTAgcataatttttatgaaaacaaGGTATGGACCAGTTATCCAGGAAAAATGGTGTCACTAGACTTTTTCGGAGTATGAACACGAGGTAGTGTCCAAGTAAAGTCTAGGAGTATGAACATGAGGTAGTGTCCAAGTGAGACTGACGGCCGTCGGCTAATGCAAGTTGTGTGTTGGGACTGGATTGATTTGAACACCTGTCTATAAAACCAATACAAACATTGTcccattttttttggatttctatATCACATTTTGGCATGTAGTCGCTAACTCGTTGGGTGTACggaataattaaatttaaaattatatatattttaaaaaataaatagagtcTTACatgaaaaaactattaattaaaaattaataaaaaaattattttataatttaaaatagttttcAATAAGTATCGTATAGGTATCAACCTAGGatgcatattttaaatatataaataaataaataaccataaTGGTGAGAGGTGGCTacttttgttttatcatttatttcaaaaaaaaaaaaaaaaaaatttgataggatatgaacaaataaaattgTAGTAGAATTTGAATAGTTTCTCATATAGGTGTCAATTAATAAGGatgtatattttaaataaataaaaaagactgTAATGGTGGGCAGTGGCTGctacttagaaattataggaaaagaagataagactaaaaaaaattataaaatataattttgtcaaaaaattataaaatgataatgatgtggCAAGTTCTGGAAatgtcaacaaaaagtcaatagttccagttatatatatatatatatatatatataattcgaATAGAAAGAAtgcaaatttgaaaaaaatctatggtttttttttttttttttttttttttttttgttgttgttgttgtggagGTGA is part of the Quercus robur chromosome 9, dhQueRobu3.1, whole genome shotgun sequence genome and harbors:
- the LOC126699210 gene encoding probable metal-nicotianamine transporter YSL7 isoform X1, giving the protein MGKNEGEENGFDPENHNQEEEEEEKKKHLKEEELSVERIFENQEVPSWRKQLTVRAFVVSFVLSILFSIIVMKLNLTTGIIPSLNVSAGLLGFFFVKTWTKLLHKSGLLRQPFTRQENTVIQTCVVASSGIAYSGGFGSYLFAMTERIAKQSTDTLDVKKLSLGWIIGFLFIVSFLGLFSVVPLRKIMIIDFKLTYPSGTATAHLINSFHTPQGAKLAKKQVRELGKFFTFSFLWGFFQWFYTAGDNCGFASFPSLGLKAFDNRFYFDFSATYVGVGMICPYIINISVLLGGIISWGLMWPLIEDRKGDWYRADLGSGSLSGIQGYRVFIAIAMILGDGLYNFLKVLSRTLLGLFHQLRYKDVSSELPVADHSSDVSSQSQLSYDDKRRTQLFLKDQIPIMFAVGGYVAIAAISMATLPHIFHQLKWYYILVIYIFAPALAFCNAYGCGLTDWSLASTYGKLAIFIIGAWAGAAHGGVLAGLAACGVMMNIVSTASDLMQDFKTGYLTLASPRSMFVSQIIGTAMGCVISPCVFWLFYKAFDDLGQPESQYPAPYAVVYRNMVLLGVKGFSSLPKNCLILCYVFFGAAILINLIKDLVGKKWGRFIPLPMAMAIPFYIGSYFAIDMCLGSLILFVWEKINKAKADALAPAVASGLICGDGIWTLPASILALAGVKPPICMKFLSRGNNAKVDAFLGS
- the LOC126699210 gene encoding probable metal-nicotianamine transporter YSL7 isoform X3; protein product: MGKNEREENGFDPENHNQEEGEKKNHLKEEELSVERIFENQEVPSWRKQLTVRAFVVSFVLSILFSIIVMKLNLTTGIIPSLNVSAGLLGFFFVKTWTKLLHKSGLLRQPFTRQENTVIQTCVVASSGIAYSGGFGSYLFAMTERIAKQSTDTLDVKKLSLGWIIGFLFIVSFLGLFSVVPLRKIMIIDFKLTYPSGTATAHLINSFHTPQGAKLAKKQVRELGKFFTFSFLWGFFQWFYTAGDNCGFASFPSLGLKAFDNRFYFDFSATYVGVGMICPYIINISVLLGGIISWGLMWPLIEDRKGDWYRADLGSGSLSGIQGYRVFIAIAMILGDGLYNFLKVLSRTLLGLFHQLRYKDVSSELPVADHSSDVSSQSQLSYDDKRRTQLFLKDQIPIMFAVGGYVAIAAISMATLPHIFHQLKWYYILVIYIFAPALAFCNAYGCGLTDWSLASTYGKLAIFIIGAWAGAAHGGVLAGLAACGVMMNIVSTASDLMQDFKTGYLTLASPRSMFVSQIIGTAMGCVISPCVFWLFYKAFDDLGQPESQYPAPYAVVYRNMVLLGVKGFSSLPKNCLILCYVFFGAAILINLIKDLVGKKWGRFIPLPMAMAIPFYIGSYFAIDMCLGSLILFVWEKINKAKADALAPAVASGLICGDGIWTLPASILALAGVKPPICMKFLSRGNNAKVDAFLGS
- the LOC126699210 gene encoding probable metal-nicotianamine transporter YSL7 isoform X5, yielding MICPYIINISVLLGGIISWGLMWPLIEDRKGDWYRADLGSGSLSGIQGYRVFIAIAMILGDGLYNFLKVLSRTLLGLFHQLRYKDVSSELPVADHSSDVSSQSQLSYDDKRRTQLFLKDQIPIMFAVGGYVAIAAISMATLPHIFHQLKWYYILVIYIFAPALAFCNAYGCGLTDWSLASTYGKLAIFIIGAWAGAAHGGVLAGLAACGVMMNIVSTASDLMQDFKTGYLTLASPRSMFVSQIIGTAMGCVISPCVFWLFYKAFDDLGQPESQYPAPYAVVYRNMVLLGVKGFSSLPKNCLILCYVFFGAAILINLIKDLVGKKWGRFIPLPMAMAIPFYIGSYFAIDMCLGSLILFVWEKINKAKADALAPAVASGLICGDGIWTLPASILALAGVKPPICMKFLSRGNNAKVDAFLGS